In Terriglobus aquaticus, the genomic window CCTCGATAAGGAAGATCTGCTCGAAGTAGGACATGAAGGCGATCTCGGCCGAAATCAGATCTGAAAGTGCGCCCTGGGTTTTGCCGAGCGGCCCCGTGATAAAGGTCGCAATGAAGCTGAGAGTGCCAAGCCCGGCAAATACCAGGCTGTAGTCCAGCTTGTGCGAGTAGACGGCATAGCCGACCGCAAAGACGAACAAAGACATGCCCAGCCAAAACATGGCCTGGTTCATGATGTTGATCTTTTTGTAGGTGCTGGTGGCGTGCTTCATGGTGTCTTTCAGGGTCTGGACCGTGAACATGCCAAGCTCCATGTTGCGCTCCGCCTGGGCACGATACTGCTTGGCCATCTCCTGCTGTAGGAGTCCTTGAAGGGCAGGGTCCTGCGGAGGCTGCGCGGCGGACTGCGGCCAGGGCGAGCCCATGAGCGGCGGCGACTGGCCGGCGAGCGCGGCTTGCAGTTCTTCTGGCGACAGATGGACACCCTCGGACTTCAGCGTTCCATCGGGGTCCTGGAAGAGGCGGTTGGCGAAGTCGCGATCCAGCTTCGCGCGTCCGACCACGTTCCACACATCCTGCTGGCTCATAGATCTCCTCGGGTGCGGCTAAGTCTAGTGGACCTGCAGGGTAGCAAGCATCTGCTGCACGGTGGGCAGGAACTGATCGAAGTGGCTGGACTGACCGGTGTACGCCACGGTGCAGGCGCGGTTACCCAGCAGAAAGGCAAACAGCAGAACCCGGTTGGGCTGCCCGGCGGGTGGCTGGGGCGGCGTCTGGCACAGAGCGCGAAAGGCCTGCTGGCCGGCGAGGGTCGAGGGACCAGACTCCGCCACCTGGATCCGCGCCTGCATGGCCATGGTCTGCCAGGTCTGCACGATGCCGTCCAGCGTGGTGCCGGCAAACACCGGCTGCACGGTGACCGTCAGGTTCTCCTGGAACGGATCCTGCGGACCCTGCTGCGGCGAGCCGAACCAGGCGACGAAGGTGAAGGGCGTGGCCTGCTCCTGGGTCATCCAGGTGTTCGGGTAGTCCATGCGCACGCCGTGCACCAGGTTGAGATAGGGCACCCACGCCGGCGCTGCCGCGGGCTGCTGGGCGAAGGGTCCGAACGGTGGTGTTCCCATGGCGAGGTGACCCTGGCAGCAGATTTGGCGACGTGGTTGGGCGCGTGCTGACTTGCCCCGGATTATAGGGGTCAAAGCCTGCAAAAATGCTGACTTTTGGCGGCGTGAGTCAGATGCTTACGGAACGTCGCCGTTACGCATAGGTGGGCTTAGGCCTTCGCGTCGCCTGCGGCCTCGAGTGCGCCACGTGCGAGGTCGCGGAAGGTGTCACGCAGGGCGTCGGGTGAGTGGATCACAATGCGGCGGCCGGTGCTGAGCAGCATGGCGGCGAACATCTCCAGTCTGTCGCGGCTGCAACGCAGGCGAGTGCCTCCGTTGTCCGGCTCGATGGCGATGCGGCCCGCCGGAAAGCTGCCCCTCACCTCTTCGATCGGCATGTCGATCCAAACGTCGATCTGGTAGGTGGACTGGAAGAATGGCATGCGTTCGGCGAAGTAGCGCCGGGCGTCGAAGTCTGCCGGCCTCTGGAAGGTGGGGCTGCAGAGTTCCAGGTGCTCCACGCGGTCCAGGCGAAAGGTGCGGAGCGCCGCGCGGTGCAGGTCGCGACCCATCAGGTACCAGCGATCGTCGGTGTGCAAGAGGGCGTAGGGTTCCATCTCGCGGCGTGAG contains:
- a CDS encoding Os1348 family NHLP clan protein, whose amino-acid sequence is MSQQDVWNVVGRAKLDRDFANRLFQDPDGTLKSEGVHLSPEELQAALAGQSPPLMGSPWPQSAAQPPQDPALQGLLQQEMAKQYRAQAERNMELGMFTVQTLKDTMKHATSTYKKINIMNQAMFWLGMSLFVFAVGYAVYSHKLDYSLVFAGLGTLSFIATFITGPLGKTQGALSDLISAEIAFMSYFEQIFLIEGLARIPCPDNPMQPDPARVERASELMQLRSAETAELLHRYLTRTDKDAADDTGKTASTSKTTADATGALLSRT